One window from the genome of Chitinivibrionia bacterium encodes:
- a CDS encoding Rpn family recombination-promoting nuclease/putative transposase: MSAKANREYKDSVFTSLFGEKDKLLELYNAIQNTNYGEETDIQITTLENVLYMEQMNDISFVIDNKFVVLIEHQSTINPNMPLRMLLYMGRVYEKIIEAETLYKQNRITIPRPEFIVLYNGKTDYPDEETLKLSDMFEQKEGALPELELIVKVYNINEGKNPQFAERSETLKGYEMFIAMARNYEKNMSRDEAIKKAILDCLEKNVLSTYFNDKGSEVINMLLTEWKTEDALRVRGDEERARGMQLGITQGMRQVAVNMLNDGVDANTVARYTGLFIDDVLRLQY; encoded by the coding sequence ATGAGTGCAAAAGCAAATAGGGAATATAAAGACAGTGTTTTTACGAGTTTATTCGGTGAAAAAGACAAACTTTTAGAATTATATAACGCGATACAAAACACAAACTACGGAGAAGAGACAGATATACAAATAACAACGTTGGAAAACGTGCTGTATATGGAGCAGATGAACGATATTTCGTTTGTAATTGACAACAAATTCGTTGTTTTAATAGAGCACCAATCGACAATAAACCCGAATATGCCGCTTAGAATGTTGCTTTACATGGGACGGGTTTATGAGAAGATAATAGAAGCGGAAACGTTATATAAACAAAACAGAATTACTATTCCGCGCCCCGAATTTATTGTTTTATACAACGGAAAAACAGATTATCCTGACGAAGAAACGCTTAAATTGTCGGATATGTTTGAGCAAAAAGAAGGAGCGTTGCCGGAACTTGAACTAATTGTCAAAGTTTACAATATAAACGAAGGCAAAAACCCTCAGTTTGCAGAAAGAAGCGAAACATTGAAAGGATACGAAATGTTCATAGCAATGGCTCGCAACTATGAAAAAAATATGAGTAGAGACGAGGCAATAAAAAAGGCGATATTGGACTGCTTGGAGAAAAACGTATTAAGCACTTATTTCAACGATAAAGGATCGGAGGTTATAAATATGTTGTTAACAGAATGGAAAACAGAAGATGCTTTGAGAGTGCGCGGCGATGAAGAAAGAGCGCGCGGAATGCAACTTGGAATAACTCAAGGAATGCGACAAGTTGCCGTAAATATGCTAAACGACGGCGTGGATGCCAACACTGTAGCGCGATATACAGGTCTCTTCATCGACGATGTTCTGCGCTTGCAATACTGA